A window from bacterium encodes these proteins:
- a CDS encoding response regulator transcription factor, with amino-acid sequence MKKIIEDKIKIVLIEDSEKFRQILKLIFLADNRFVLISEYRDAEKALTEIALLSPHVIFLDIDLGDNKMNGIQAVSYLKKICPLASVIMITVSNESQTIFDALCAGADGYLTKDISPEELLSSAYEAYRGGAPMTPFIAKKVVAFFQKNAPSNDVLTRQEKRVLEMTAEDKLDKEIALALNISSETVRFHFKNIYAKLQVHSKHGAIAKALKQNLI; translated from the coding sequence ATGAAAAAAATAATTGAAGATAAGATTAAAATCGTCTTGATCGAAGACTCGGAGAAATTCAGGCAAATTTTAAAATTAATTTTTTTAGCCGATAACCGATTCGTTTTAATATCCGAATATCGTGATGCTGAGAAAGCGCTGACAGAAATCGCACTTTTATCTCCACATGTAATTTTCCTGGATATCGATCTGGGTGATAATAAAATGAATGGCATTCAAGCAGTTAGCTATTTGAAAAAAATATGCCCTCTAGCCTCCGTTATTATGATTACCGTAAGCAATGAAAGCCAGACCATTTTTGATGCACTTTGCGCGGGTGCCGACGGATACTTGACCAAAGATATTTCACCGGAAGAACTTCTTTCATCGGCCTATGAAGCTTACCGGGGTGGAGCGCCCATGACTCCATTTATTGCAAAAAAAGTAGTGGCATTTTTTCAAAAAAATGCCCCAAGCAATGATGTGCTAACCCGTCAAGAGAAACGAGTGCTCGAAATGACAGCGGAAGATAAATTGGACAAAGAAATTGCCTTGGCTCTTAATATTAGTTCTGAAACTGTACGTTTTCATTTCAAAAACATTTATGCTAAACTTCAAGTTCACTCCAAGCATGGCGCTATCGCCAAAGCGTTGAAGCAAAACCTCATTTAG